In Candidatus Binataceae bacterium, the sequence TGTTCTGGCCGAATTTCTCCGAAGTCATCTCATAGTGCTTCATCGCCGTGTGATAGTAGTCGGTGATGTACTTCATCCCCAACTCCTGCGCGCGGCTGCGATCTTCGTCGACGAAGATGAACCCGCCCGAAAGCGGCGGCGGCGGCTCGGTGCCGTTAGTCTCGCGCCAGACGTTGTGGTAAATCTCAAAATCCTTCTTGACCGCGTCCCACGGCTTTTGCGGAATCACCAGCACTCCGACTCCGAGCCGCGCCATGATCGGCATCGATTCCGGCGAGACCGCGGCGGCGTAAGTGCGGCCGCGGAACGAGCGTGCCGGGAAGGGGCGGATTTCGCGCCGCGGCTGATTGGTGTGGCGCCCGCCCTCCATGTAGCCCTTTTCGAGCGCGCTTAGGACCAGTTCGGCATATTCGACGAAGAGGCTCCGGCCTTCGTTCTGATCGAGGCGGAAGCCCTCGTACTCGATTCGCGCAAGACCGCGGCCGAGCCCCAGGATGAAGCGGCCACCCGACAGATGGTCGAGCAGCGAGGCCTGCTCTGCTACCCGGATCGGATCGTGCCACGGCAGCACGACCACCATCGAGCCGAGCTTCACGTGCTTGGTCCTGCCCGCCATGTATGAGAGGAACTGCAGCACGTCGGGACACATCGTGTAGTCGTCAAAGTGATGCTCGACCGACCAGACCGAGTCGAATCCAAGCGGCTCTGCCATCTCGGCAAAGCGCAACTCGTTGCGATAGACCTCGGCGTCGGAAAGTACGTTGTTGGGATTCTGGAAAGCTGCTCCGTATCCTACGTGCATGGCGTTCTCCTGATGTAATGTGGCCGCCGTCGTTGGCCGGGTACGGCCGCGGTGCCGTCACGGTGCGCAGGGGCCCTGTAAGTGGTTTAGCGCAGTCGGCCCTTGGTTTTCCAGACGCCGGGCAGCGCGGCTGGTTCGCGGATCGTCCGGACCGGGACCCAAAGGGGCGGAAAACGGCGCGATCGCGTTTCGCACTGGCGCCGCCGGCGCGCGATAATGGCCGCGCGCGATTAAACGCGCGGGAGGAGCGAGAGACGATGCTGCTCGACAACCCGAAGGGAAACTACAAATTCGTCCGCGGCTATGGCGCACCGTTTTCGTCCGGCGCGATCGCGCATCCGGGCTTCGAAATCGTGCACGCGAGCTTCAGGCCGCTCGCCGCCTTGGCGGACGGCTATGGGCTAATCGAGAGCCATCTGCGAGCGGCGGGCCGCCCACTCGGCGCGATCTGCGGAATCGAACTGCGCATCCCGGCGGCGCTCACTCCGGCCGGCTTCGACGAATTCAACCGTCCCTATATCGAGCGGCTGACGGCGTGGGGCCTCATGGTCGAAGGGCTTAACCCGGTCGCGCGAACCAACGTCGCGCCGGCCTCTAGTCCGATCGCCGGACCGTCGATCTTCGGCTTCTACTACACCGTGCCGGCGGCGGCGGGCGCGGCGCGGCCGTCCTTCGTGCTCGCGGGAGTGCCCGAGGTTGCATCGCGCGAGGGCGGCAAGCGCGAGGTCGTCGCCGCGGGCGACGTCTCGCTCGAAGGGCTGAAGCGCAAAACCGCGTGCATCATGGCAGTCCTG encodes:
- a CDS encoding LLM class flavin-dependent oxidoreductase; protein product: MHVGYGAAFQNPNNVLSDAEVYRNELRFAEMAEPLGFDSVWSVEHHFDDYTMCPDVLQFLSYMAGRTKHVKLGSMVVVLPWHDPIRVAEQASLLDHLSGGRFILGLGRGLARIEYEGFRLDQNEGRSLFVEYAELVLSALEKGYMEGGRHTNQPRREIRPFPARSFRGRTYAAAVSPESMPIMARLGVGVLVIPQKPWDAVKKDFEIYHNVWRETNGTEPPPPLSGGFIFVDEDRSRAQELGMKYITDYYHTAMKHYEMTSEKFGQNKSYEFYSGVSRYIARHGMDSAAKDFASLMPFGTPAEVLEKLKFMQETINNNGIMGNFSYAGMPFDEAERNIKCFVKHVMPELKKWKTAPLAEPAELKLTSEPARAA